The stretch of DNA AACTTCTCCATCTTGTTTTATAGGAATGTATTTTGTCATATAATTTTTTCCAAACAAAATAGCTTTACCTAAATACGTCTCTCCTTGTAATACTTTTTTATATCCAGGATGATTAATATCTAGTTTTGTACCAATAGCTCTATTTCCATCTTCTTTTTTTAAACTAGTTGAAACTCTTATAAAATCATCACCTTTTCTTACAAAAATAGTTGCAACTGAACCTTTTGTCATTTGTGTGAATTTATCAACAAGTTCAAAATTAAGGTTTAAAACTTTGCCATTTATTGATAAAACAGGTGTTTGTAAATCTCCAACTTTTATGTTTTGAGATTTATCTATTTTTATTCCATCAAGCATATCTAAAAATATATTGCCTATTGTATCTGTACCTGTTTTTGCTACTTTATTGAATGTATTGATATTTTCAACTAATAAAGATATCTCTTTATGTACTGTATTTTCAGTATTTTTTTTCATTACTTCAAAAGTATTATTTGATACTAAAAAAGTTAGAATCCCCATAGAAACAACAATAGAAATAATTGATACAAAAATTACTTTTGCAATTACTGATTTTTTTAGAAAATCCATGCTAGACCTTATTTGAATTTGATTTAGTTAATTTTTACTTACAATTATAGTCAATTTTAATTAAATTAATAAATATTAGTAATATATAAAATATAAATTTGGGAAAATTATAAAAAAGAAATTATTATATAATCTCTTTTTCTATATTTGAATTTAAAGTAGTTGTTATTTCATAAGTAATTGTATCGTGAATTTTTGCTAGCTCTCTTACATCATCAAAAATACAAACTTTTTCATCATCTGTATTTAAAGATAAGTTATCCATAGATACTCTTCCTAAAACTCTATATCCTTTTGGTGTTGTGTAAGATTTTCTTTCGTTTAATCTTAAAAAGCCATCTCCATAACCTACATCATAAGTTGAAACTAGCATATCTTCAGTTGCTGTAAATGTTCCACCATATCCAACACTTTGTCCTTTTTCTAAAATTCTAGTAGATAACCTATTTGCCCAAAGTGACATAACTGGTTTTAATTCTGGAAAATTAAAAACATCAGCATTATCTAAATAACCATAAGTTGCAATTCCAACTCTCGTAAAATCTTCATCAAAATTTTCTGTTCTAAAAAGTGCTGCAGAGTTACAAGAATGGAAAGCTGGAATAGGTAATAAAAGTTTTTCACATATACTTTTTATACTCTTTTTCACAAGAGAAAAATTCTCTTTTTGCCAGAAAAAATCTGTTGATAGTTCATCAGCTCCCCTATGGTGGGTAAATACACCAGTCACATTGATTTTTCTTTTAGAAAGCCCTGAAATTGCCTCTTCTAAGTTATCAATAGAGATTCCATTTCGGTGCATTCCTGTATCAACTTTTATATGAACATTACTATTTTGTGGTAGTTTATCAATATCTTCTAAGCTATTTAGTGCGATGTGAAAAGTATGTGAATAAGTGTGAAATGATTTTTCTGCCAATACTAAAATATAGTCAAAAATTTTTTCAATTTTTAGTGCGTCATCTATTGTTCTAACTACTGCTTTTTTTATTCCAAATTCTTTTGCTAAAGTTGCAATTTCTACAAGTCCATGTCCATAAGCATTATCTTTTAAAACAACTGCAACTTTTTCTTTTGAGCCAGCTTTTTTTGAAATAATATCTAGATTGTAAAATAGATTTTCTTTATTTAATAAAATTTTTGCCAAAATTAATCCTTAAAGTTAGTAAAATAGTCTGAAATTGTATTTGCATCTTTTTCATTTAAAACGGTTTTTAATTCATTTAATGATGCTTTTCTAATTTTTTCAAATTCTCCAAAATATAAAAGAAGCTTTTTAATTTTTGCTTCACCAATACCTTTGATTTGTAATAAAGAGATTTGCTTATCTTGCGCTCTTTTTTGCTTTTTATGAAATGTTATTGCAAATCTATGAGCTTCATCCCTTTGTTTTTGAACGAATTGTAGTCTTTTATCACTTGTTTGTAAATTAAAATTTTTAAATTCACCAGCTATATTTTTGTAGTGAATTATATCTTTTGCTGCACCCTTTGCTCTATGTGCTTTTGCATCTAGTTTTTCTTTTGCAATTGCAATTATATCAAGATTTACACCAACTGATTGCACTATGTCATATGCTAGTTTTAAAAGCGTTTCTCCACCATCAATAATCCATAAATCAGGAGCAGGATTTTTTTCAAAACTCTCAACTCTTCTTATTAACATCTCTCTCATTTGTGAGTATTCATCTTTTGATTCAAGGTTGTAATGCCTAAAAGCTTTTTTATCAAAAGAGTTTAATGTTTCATTCCAAACTATCATAGCTCCAACAGTTGCTTGTCCCATCATATGAGAGTTATCAAAACTTTCTATTATATATGGGAGAGTTTGTAAGTTGAATAACTCTTTTAAATCTTCATAAATAGAAGTTTGATTTTTCGATGATTCAAGTCTTAGAAGCTCTTCGCAGTTATTAAAAGCAATCTGAACAATATCTTTTTTCTTATCTTTTTTTGGATTTATAATTTTTATTTTTTTATTAAATCTCGTATATAAAAACTCTTCTATTTCTGTTATTTCTTCAAGTTCATGTCCAAGTAATATCTCTTTTGGTAAAAGAGGAATTTCATTGTCATAATAGTTTATAATAGCTCTTTTATAAGCCTCTTCATAGTCAAAATCAAACTCTTGTGTAAAATTATCAATCTTTAAAAAATCATGACTCGATGAGGTTAATTTTCCATCTCTTAAAAACATTCTTACAATTACAGCTTTTTTATTATTTGTAGTAATTGCAAAAACATCTATATCTTCATTTGTAGCTAAATCTATTCCAGTTTTTATTTGTGATTTTTCTATTGTTTTTATTCTATCTCTTAAAGTCATTGCTTCTTCAAATCTAAAATCATTTGAATATTGAAGCATTTTTTCATTTAGTTTTGAAATTAGCTTTGTTTTATTATATATGTATTTTAAAGCATTTTCTATAATCTTTGCATACTCTTCTTTTGAGATTTTATTTTCACAAGGTGCAAAGCATTTTTGAATTTGATGAAATAGACAAGCTTTTTTACCTTTTACACAAGATTTTTTTTGAACTAATGGAACAATCTCATAAATACTATCAAGCATATCCCTTGCACCTGTTGAATACGGTCCAAAATATTTTATATTTTTGCTTTTTTGTATTTTTCTTGTTATTTCAAGTCTTGGAAAATCATCATTGTAATCAATAAAAATATATGGATAAGTCTTATCATCACGAAGTAAAATATTGTATTTTGGTTTTAATTGTTTGATTAAAGAGTTTTCTAGAATTAAAGCATCATGTTCATTTGGTACAACAATCCACTCACAACTTTCAACTTCACTAATCATTTTATAAATTCTTGGACTTAATTTATCAGCAGGTAATAGTTTTGGAGTAAATTTGAAATAAGATTTAACTCTATTTTTAAGTACTTTTGCTTTTCCTATATAAAGTAAATGTCCATCTTTATCAAAGTATTGATAAACTCCTGAATCATTTGGAAGTTGTTGTAGTTTCTCTTGTAAATTCATTTTGGGATTGTATCAAAAAAGCATTAAATTATAAAATAGTATATTTAAAGAACAAAAAATAAATGTATATAATAAAAATTAATATATAATTATTTTGTAATCCAAATAAAATATAATACTTTTATGTTTTATGAAATTAGGTAGAGGAAAATAAAATGAAAAAATTAAATTTTGGAACTAAACTACTGTTAATTTTAGTTTCAATTACGGCAATTTCTTTAAGTTTGATGGTATATATAATATCTTCAAATGCTTTTGAATCTTTAAAAAATCAATCAGAAGAATATGTTAATGAAATGGCTAGAAGTAATGCTTTAGAAATAAGAAATACGCTTGATAAAGCTATTGTTATTTCAAATACTATTGCAAATAGATATGAAAGTGCTATTGAACATAATGAAAAACTTTCAAAAGAGGGGACAGTAAAATATTTAAAAGATTTACTAAATCAAAATAAATTTTTATTAGGTGCTTGGTTCACTTTTGAAGATGGCACGATGTTTTATTCAAAAAATGATGGTTCAGATAAAACAAATTACTATACAAAAGATGGAGTATTTCAACCTTATGTCGTGAGAAATAGTGATGGTACTTTTACTATTGAAGCTTCAAATGATTTTAGCTTAGAATCAGAATGGATAAATAAACCATATAAAAATAAACAGGTATCTATAACAGAACCATATAATTATCAAATTGATGGGAAAAATGTACTTTTAACAACAGTTTCTTCTCCTGTATATTATAAAGGAAAATTTATAGGAGCTGTTGGAGTAGATTTCTCATTAGCATTTTTTAATCAAAAAATAGGTGAAATTAAACTTTTTGAAAATGGATATGGAGCACTATTTGATAATTATGGAAAAGTTGTAGCTCATCCAAAAGAAGAAAATGTAGGTAAATATATAAAAGATTTAACAAAAAATGAAGATATTTTAAATGCAATTGAAAAAGGTAAAAATGGTGAAAAAAATTCATATTTTGCTAAAAATCTAAAAACAGGAACAGATTCTTATAACTATGTATATCCAATTGAATTTGGAGATACAAAAAATTATTGGGTATTTATAGCAACTGCACCAAAAGATGAATATTTACAAGAAGCTTTCTTTATTGAGTATTTCTCTATTATTGCTGGTATAGTTGTTTTATCAATAATTATTGTTGTGATATTAATTAGTATGAGAATATTAAATAAAAATCTAACGATAATAAAAAATGGTCTTTTAGGATTTTTCTCTTTCTTGAATAAAGAAGAGAAAAAAGCTCATCTAATAGAAATAGATTCAGAAGATGAGTTTGGAGAAATGGCAAAAGTGATAAACGAAAACATCAAAAAAACTGAAAGTTTGATACTTCAAGATAATATATTAATTGATGATGTAAAAAGAGTAGTTGATGAGGTGAAAATTGGTTATTTAAATAAGAAAATAGAAAAAACTACACAAAATGAAAGTTTAGAAGAATTAAAAAACAATTTTAATGATATGTTAGAAATTACTAAACAAAATGTCTGTATCGATATAAACAAAGTTACGGCAGTATTAGATAGATTTGGAAAACTTGACTTTAGAGCAAAAATAGAAAATGATAATGGAAAAGTTTCACTTGGTATAAATAAGCTTGCAACAATTATTAATGAAATGCTAAAAGAGAATAAATCAAATGGATTAACATTAGATAAAAGCTCAAATGTATTGTTAGCAAATGTAGATAAATTAAACCTAAGCTCGAATGAAGCAGCAGCATCTTTAGAAGAAACTGCAGCAGCATTAGAAGAAGTAACTTCAAATGTAAGAAATAATACACAAAATATAGCACAAATGGCAAAACTGTCAAGTGAAGTAACAGCTTCAGCTAATCAAGGTGAAAAATTAGCAAATGAAACAACAGTTGCTATGGATGAAATAAATAATCAAGTAAACTTGATTAATGAAGCAATAGGTGTAATAGATAATATAG from Arcobacter lacus encodes:
- a CDS encoding alanine racemase; amino-acid sequence: MAKILLNKENLFYNLDIISKKAGSKEKVAVVLKDNAYGHGLVEIATLAKEFGIKKAVVRTIDDALKIEKIFDYILVLAEKSFHTYSHTFHIALNSLEDIDKLPQNSNVHIKVDTGMHRNGISIDNLEEAISGLSKRKINVTGVFTHHRGADELSTDFFWQKENFSLVKKSIKSICEKLLLPIPAFHSCNSAALFRTENFDEDFTRVGIATYGYLDNADVFNFPELKPVMSLWANRLSTRILEKGQSVGYGGTFTATEDMLVSTYDVGYGDGFLRLNERKSYTTPKGYRVLGRVSMDNLSLNTDDEKVCIFDDVRELAKIHDTITYEITTTLNSNIEKEII
- the uvrC gene encoding excinuclease ABC subunit UvrC, producing the protein MNLQEKLQQLPNDSGVYQYFDKDGHLLYIGKAKVLKNRVKSYFKFTPKLLPADKLSPRIYKMISEVESCEWIVVPNEHDALILENSLIKQLKPKYNILLRDDKTYPYIFIDYNDDFPRLEITRKIQKSKNIKYFGPYSTGARDMLDSIYEIVPLVQKKSCVKGKKACLFHQIQKCFAPCENKISKEEYAKIIENALKYIYNKTKLISKLNEKMLQYSNDFRFEEAMTLRDRIKTIEKSQIKTGIDLATNEDIDVFAITTNNKKAVIVRMFLRDGKLTSSSHDFLKIDNFTQEFDFDYEEAYKRAIINYYDNEIPLLPKEILLGHELEEITEIEEFLYTRFNKKIKIINPKKDKKKDIVQIAFNNCEELLRLESSKNQTSIYEDLKELFNLQTLPYIIESFDNSHMMGQATVGAMIVWNETLNSFDKKAFRHYNLESKDEYSQMREMLIRRVESFEKNPAPDLWIIDGGETLLKLAYDIVQSVGVNLDIIAIAKEKLDAKAHRAKGAAKDIIHYKNIAGEFKNFNLQTSDKRLQFVQKQRDEAHRFAITFHKKQKRAQDKQISLLQIKGIGEAKIKKLLLYFGEFEKIRKASLNELKTVLNEKDANTISDYFTNFKD
- a CDS encoding methyl-accepting chemotaxis protein; its protein translation is MKKLNFGTKLLLILVSITAISLSLMVYIISSNAFESLKNQSEEYVNEMARSNALEIRNTLDKAIVISNTIANRYESAIEHNEKLSKEGTVKYLKDLLNQNKFLLGAWFTFEDGTMFYSKNDGSDKTNYYTKDGVFQPYVVRNSDGTFTIEASNDFSLESEWINKPYKNKQVSITEPYNYQIDGKNVLLTTVSSPVYYKGKFIGAVGVDFSLAFFNQKIGEIKLFENGYGALFDNYGKVVAHPKEENVGKYIKDLTKNEDILNAIEKGKNGEKNSYFAKNLKTGTDSYNYVYPIEFGDTKNYWVFIATAPKDEYLQEAFFIEYFSIIAGIVVLSIIIVVILISMRILNKNLTIIKNGLLGFFSFLNKEEKKAHLIEIDSEDEFGEMAKVINENIKKTESLILQDNILIDDVKRVVDEVKIGYLNKKIEKTTQNESLEELKNNFNDMLEITKQNVCIDINKVTAVLDRFGKLDFRAKIENDNGKVSLGINKLATIINEMLKENKSNGLTLDKSSNVLLANVDKLNLSSNEAAASLEETAAALEEVTSNVRNNTQNIAQMAKLSSEVTASANQGEKLANETTVAMDEINNQVNLINEAIGVIDNIAFQTNILSLNAAVEAATAGEAGKGFAVVAGEVRNLASRSAEAAREIKTIVENATSKANQGKSIATNMIEGYKELNQNISQTISLISDIQNASKEQLLGIEQINDAVTLLDRQTQQNAMIASQTHDVALITDEISKLIVSDADSKEFEGKNEVKAKDINVGTNNRQIHEVEKKKVTATKKETNITSSKSNDNEWESF